The Arachis ipaensis cultivar K30076 chromosome B05, Araip1.1, whole genome shotgun sequence nucleotide sequence aaaaaaaaaaaacacgctcTCACTCCACATTTGCATTCCCCACAGCTATTTATAATATCCACTAAACAGTTCTCTCAATACTCCCCCTCAAACTGAGGCACGATTTGTCTCAAAGTCGCAGTTCGAACCTGTATTTCTGAAACAAACTCAGAAACAATGGTTTAGTTAAAGAATCGGCCACCTGATCTTGAGAGGGTATATTAACAACATAGAGAGATTTTTTATTTACTAAATCCGTTAAAAAATACAAATCCAGCTCAAGGTGTTTACATCTACTATGCAAAACCGGATTTGCAACCAATAGACAAGCACTCTGATTATCATAGAAGATGGTTGGTGACATAGTTTGTGGGATTCGAAGCTCTCCCAGAAGCTGCTGTATGGACATTAGCTTAGTTTGTGCAGCACACATTGCCCTATACTCTGCTTTATTACTGCTCCTGCTCACCTTTGTCTGCTTGTTACTCTTTTATGAGATCAGATTGCACCCAagataaacacaaaatccagtgattGATTTTCTATCATCCAGATCTCcaccccaatcaacatctgaaAAAGTCAACTATCTAAAATTAGTAGATTTAGAAAATAATAAGCCATGATCCACTGTACCTTTCACATATCTCAGAATTCTTTTTACACTCTTCCAATGCAGCAATGTTGGTTGATGCATAAACTGAGATACTCTGTTGACAGTAAAGGCAATATCTGGTCTTGTCATTGTGAGATATTGAAGTATACCAACTATTGATCTATACAGTTTGGGATCATGGAAAGGTTCCGAGTAATGAGCTAAAAGCTTTGGGCTGGACATTATTGGGGTAGGTATCGAATTCACAGTCTCCATTCTAGCTCTCGAGTAATTCAAATGCATATTTGGTTTGTGAAACCTGGACACTACCTGTAGACAAGTATGAAGCTTCCAAGcgtaaaaaataactaaatttcCCCATATCCTTTAACGGAAAAATATTGTTCAATTGATAAGTTAATTTATCTAATTCTGCAGCATTATTACCAGTAACAATTATATCATCTGCATAAACTAACAAGTAAATCACAttagaataaaaaaatctaacaaaTAAAGACACATCAGATCTGGTTTCTTTAAATTCAAACTGTTAAAGAGTAGTAGATAATGTTTTATACCAGGTCCTCGGTGCTTGCTTTAGACCATAAATGGCCTTGTTTAGCTTGCACACTAGCTGTTCACCCTTTGTAGAGTATCCCTAAGGTTGCATCATGTATATTGTCTCATTTAAGGTGCCATTGAGAAAGGCATTATCAAAATCAAACTGTCTCAATGGCCAACTTAATGAGACAACAATAGTTAAGATAACTCTAATGGTGGAAGGCCTTACCACTGGACTATAAATTTAATCATAGTCTATACCTTCCACTTGATGAAAACCTGTCTAACAAGTCTTGTCTTATACCTTAGAATATCACCTTTAGCATTTTTCTTTATAGCAAACACCCACTTACTTCCAATAATTATGGCATTAGCTGGTGGTTCTGTTAATTCCCATGTCTTGCACTTCTGGAGAACAGCAAACTCTTTATCCATTGCCTCTCTCCAGTAAGAACATTGTAAAGCTTCAGCCACAGTTCTTGGAATATTGTGTAGTAGATCAGTTTGTTGAATAGTCAAGGCTTTTAGTTTGAACACTCCAGATTTTGATCTTGTTGTCATCAGATGAGCATTTGTTGAAGAAATGGAAGGAAGGCTAGTTTCAATACCACTAATAGGAATCATGTTCGGAGGAGAATTGGTATGAGATGCTGAAGGTGGGTGACATTCTGAAATTCTGATCTCCTCATTCTTATGAATAGAAGTACTGTCATCAGTGTCCAAGCCTGAGTGAGAAGGGGATGCTGTATCATGCAATGGTCCACTTGTAATTTGTAATCCAGTGTCTGAACCTATACTCAAAGACTTTGTAGCTTGATTAGATGAGGACATTGATGGCGGAGTTGAATCTATGATGGTAAATGCAGGGGCCTTAAGCTGGCTGCCACTATTTGAATTATTCTTGGACGAATCATCACTGCCCAAGGTGTCAGAAAACAATTTTTGATATGACAAAGTATGCTCATGAAACAAAACATGTCGAGCCATATAAATTTTACCATTTTGTGCCATACACTTATAGCCTTTGAAATTTGAATCATATCCTAAAAATAAACATAcatccaaaaattttaaagaagGTATAATCTGGTTGATGCTTAAAAAGAACCTCAAAAGGACTTTTGTTATTAAGAACTGGGGTACGAAGTCTATTAATGACATAAACAGAACTCAAAAAAGGCATCTTCCCAAAAGTGCATAGGCAAAGAAGTTGTAGCTAAGAGGGAGAGACCCACTTCTGTAATATGCCTATGCTTTCTCTCAATACTTCCTTGTTGATGATGAGTATAGGGGCATGATTTTCTATGATGTATACCTTCAGTTGCAAGAAAATCAGTGAAAGCATGTGACATAAATTTCGTTCCCAAATCCGTTTGTAAAGCCTTTATTTTCTGTCCAGTTTGATTTTCTATAAATGTTTTATAATTCTGAAAAGCTACTAAAGACTGAGATTTATTAGTGAGTAAGAAAATGCATGTGTATTTAGAATGTGCATCAACAAAAGAAATGTAATATCTAAATCCACTTTTTGATATTACAGGAACAAGCCCCCAGATATCCACAAAGACAAGTTCTAAAGGTGTCATATACATAGTGTCATTTAAAGGAAAATGCAATCTATGCATCTTAGCTAAAGGACAGATTTCACATACATGATTAGCAGCAGAACTATGGCCCAATCGTTTATGTCATAAATCCACGGTGTTATTCTGATTACATTTGGAAACAGGATATGCATTAGAATCTAAAGACTAATTAGGTAGCTGTGTAGTAGTAGTATAAGCACTAGAATACTGAAATCTAGAACTAGATAGGTTATCAGGGATCGGTACTGAGGTATTAGACAAATTTTTTGGTACTCGAAAGTTATCAAAAGAGTAAGTGCCATTTCTAGACATATTTTGTAGGAGAAGTTCTCTGGTATCCTGATCATGAATAGCATAATAATCAGGCCAAAATTCAAAGTAGACATGATTATCAGCTGCGAATTTAGAAACACTCAATAGATTTTGAGTAATTTGTGGTACAAGAAGTAAGTTCTTTAAACGAAAAGCAATATTTGAGGAGGAATAAAAAAGAATTGAAGAACCAGAATGAGTTATTGGAATACCTGACCCATTACCTACAAAGAGCTTATCATTATCCGAAGGATTTGGTGATGCTGTGAGGAGATTTCCTGGATCTGAAGTGACATGATGACTCACTCCTGAGTCCGGTAGCCAAGAAGCTTCACTTACTGAAGAGGAATAGGTAAGATATGCCCTAGGTTGCTGAAAATTGGAGGATGGAGGGGGGTGATTGTGTATTACTATATGGAATTTGCATTGATGTAGAGTTGGTTGTGGAATTAGGCTGAAAAGCAAGATCAAAACGATGGAAGCAGTTCCACACAACATGTCCTTGCCTTCCACATAATTGGCATTGAGGACAATTTTGGGTGTATCCAAAACATCCTCCACGATTACTGCGGCCACCACGGCCTCTTCGAAAGCCTCCACCTCTTTGATATTCAAATGATGAGGAGGATCGAATATAATGAGCTATAGGCATACCTACATTAGGTTTCTTGAACTTGTCCAGCATATCATTAAACACAAGCAGATAAGATTCAACCTCTGCAACCTTGAAGGTTCCAAGCCTTGACATTACCGAACCAATGCATACAGTGTAATCTTCATTAAGACCATCGATTATTGCTTGTATGTGATCTGAGTCACGTACCTCATATCTGAGAGCAAAAAGGGCATCAACCACATTCCGAATCTTGTTCAGAAAGTCAGAAACAGTTCCATTTTTCTTACATGATTTGAGTTGGGATTTCAAACTCTGAATCGTGAAGCAGAAGCATCTTCAAAgtatttttcaattcttttccgAACTTCATAAAATTGTGAGAGATGAATTACTCTGTTCTTGATGCTGGTAGTCATTGATTCTACAAGCCAAGTAGTGAGAGTTAAATCTTGTAATTTCCATGTCTTGTACTTCGCCGATTCAAATTTTGTTTTGGTCGCTTCATCAGTCACGAACTGCGGCGGAATCTTGGACCTGTATAGATGATCTTCCATTGAGAGGCTCTGAATTATTAACATTGTTGTGTGTCTCCATGTGCTATAATTGTCTTGAGTGAGTTTGTCTGAGATAGGTGAGAAGGTCTTCTTGGAAGAGTCAGAGAGGATAATCTCAATGACAAAGATGAACAAGATTATAGGCTTTGAATACCATAAAAGGGGAATTGAAAATCCTAGAGAACAATTTTATAGTAAAACCAATGAAGAAAAATTAATCAGCAGATAATTCTTGAATAGAGAAGATTtcttgaaaaatatgaaaaacaataaattctattgaaaatgtaaaataaaaaatacgctCTCACTCCACATTTACATTCCTCATAGTTATTTATAATAGccagaataatttttttaaaaaataaataaaatataaacggGTTAGCCTGTTTAATTTATCAAGTTGGCCATAAACGATCcctgattaaaaaaattatagctCATAAACAAAATGGGTTTAAACGGACCAATCCGTATAACCTATGGGCTTAAACGAGTTATACCTTTGTCTGTATGTCAATCCTACCTAAAAACATATGAAATAGAATGTaccaattacaaaaaaaataaacaaagtaACAACactaaaaaaacatatatataaccATGTTAACTAACTTGAGTTCGTCTTAGTTGTTAAGCTCACTAGTCCTAGTCTGTTTAAATAAGTATCAAAAGTTCAAATTTTACATTGTGCATGCAACAACCcattagcaatagcaaacctttaaATAGAACTCAAATCTGCGATAAATTAGTCTTTAGCCTACTAAATTTGGGGGCTTCCGTAGGAaactaaaataaacaaataaataaatatatattaaaagtttacttatttgtttatttttacggATCCACAAGTACCTACATAAAATCCGCAATCCAATCCCATATCTGATAGCTTTGCGGATCGAATCGCTACAATTTTCGAATCGGATTCGAATAAACATCGCGAATATGCGGATGAGCGGCGGTCCATGAACCCTTGTATAGAACAATGGTTTGCATGGCATCGACTTCGAGAAAGGCAAGATATACGTAGTGCATGGTATAGATAGCATGTGAGAATATCAAAGAAACTATGTTCAAAATGGCCTTATTAAATAGTCCAACGAGTAACGTGACCAAGAAGGGATTCGTCGTGGCATAATAATTAACAAATACGATATTAAGATTACATAAAAGCACAAGCACTAAAAACACATTATACGATTATTACACAAGCGACTTTTAAAACGTATTTGCAATTTCAGTGGACACAGTCACTACCCCATTTACTAAAAACACAGAGACTGCGAGTAAGTACCTAGAAACCTGCATCAGCAAAAGGAACAAAAAAGTGTCAAGAATAATGTGAAGTCTATGTTGCACAATTTGACACTTAACAAGAAAAAGGTGCTTACTggtaatgaaaaagagaaaggaaggaaAGAATGCTGTGAACCTTGCTACTACTCTTGCATGtgtaataaatataatattattatgggTAAACTAGCAGATCCTAGgaagacaattttattttattttatttttttaaaaaaaggtcTCCATAGAACTATTGACAATATTCCGGTTAAGGAACCAAGGCATATGAATTCAAGGCATAACCCGGTTAAGGAACCAAGTTGATGCATGCACCTTGAAAAGAAAAATACCATAGGCTGTAGACATATTTTAATACAAGACAAGTTGGAGATTAAAACAGAAATTGAATATGAATTCAATCACCGTTTGCTTCGGTGCAAAGTCTATGGTAATGAGCATGGGTCATACACACAACTGAATGAAAACTCTAGGTAAGAGTTTTGGAAGAAAAAGGATGAAAAAAGGGTTTGAAAAGTTAAAAAGATTGTTACAGTTCAGTCCTTCACTTCACAACCTTCTTTCTCCGAAATCAAAACTCACAAATACCCATAATAAGAGTTTAACAAACAAAGATCCAAATTTACAAAGGGCCAAATGCAGTTGGTATTAATTGCAACGGATTACCAAAGTGAGAATAGCTAAATAAACCAGCAGCATCATCAAATCTAAACACCTCAGCTTCTAAATTGTTACATGTAAAAACAGAATAATGAATCACCCAATGTAGAAAAACATCGAATCACTTCAGATATGTTAAAAAACGAGCTAGTAATTTGGAGAACTGATGGCACAAGAGGTGATGATGGTAACAATGCATGGTGGAGAACACAAGCTAACATGTTTGTACAGGTGGTGTAAACATAATGTGGGCAAgccaattaaaaaaattcaaaggaATATCTATCTCAATGGTGTTATATTGGCATGTCAAAAGATGTTGTAGATAGTTATAGTAAAGAGAATACTAACTGAAACCAGGCACAAAAACAACCACCTCAAAAGCTAAAATTACTTGCGCAATTTTCGTAATTGCTAGTTAGAACTTAAAACAGAACAGGAACTGTCCAACCAAGGGTGGGTCCAAGTCcaaaaggaaataaataattaaatactcATTTAGTGCCTACCCAAATGAATCGTTAAAAGTAAACCGATAGGGTGGACTAAATAAGAagacaaaaagataaaattaaaaataattaaggaAGCAACATCACTGTTGCCTAGTTGAGACCTATTTACCAAAACATAACCATGTGGTTAGCAAATAGTAACTTCCATTAGAAACAAACTTCATTGACTCTTCAAAAACCactttgtttctttgaaaaggacGGAAATATAGCTCATTCTCCAAAACAACTAGAAATGAAGAGTAAACAATGGGACTATCCCAAAAAACCATGCTCTAGTACATTCAACAATACAGTATCCCCAGAAAATAGAAATCTTCCACAAAAAATCATAAGTGAGACCTTGAAGATGACTGTGGCATGATGAAAGCAAACAAAAGCTCGACCTTTTCAAAGTCCCATATAAACTAAGAGAAAGGAGAAGCAAAAGCATAATTAGCACATCACAAATCTGATTATGTTGCCAATGTTCTCTGAAGCTTAATGATGAAATGAATAACAGGAACACCATGCCTTTATAGTAACACTTCAACTGGAAAGCAATCAATATCACTCACAATCAGAAGCTCACTCTAATGATAACATCTCTGAAAGCAAAGAAGATAATGTTAACCAACAAATTagatattttctttttaatttctttttcaggGTCCCATGTCATCATTTTGCAACGAAAAAACAAACAAGGCATGGTGGAACAATTCAAGGCATCAACGGAAATGAAAGCACTGTCTAAAACTGTAGAAGAACCCTTTATCTTTCCAATAAAGTTTTATTCTCATTCACAACACAAAAACAACAACACAAAGGTTATGAccagttaaaaattaaaaaataaaataaaataaaaacagagTACGGTTCTCCAAATTCAAATTCGCATAAACCCAATTATAGATACGATTCCACATAAAATAGATTAGATTCCTGAGCAACTAAAATCAAAAGTTTCCAATTAAGTTTTTCATTATCTTACTTCAATTATTTACGTTCCGAAGAAGCTTATAATTAACGTTCCAATCAAATCTTCACGAGAAAGATTTTTCCACTAAACATTAAGCATTCACATGCAAAAGATAgagatacaaataaaaaaaaaatgaaaaacctaACCTTACTTCAGGAAGAGGAGTGTTGTCCCTCGCAAGGGGGGCTCTCGTCGAAGTTCTTTGACGGGTACTTGGCGGTGACCATTCCGACTTCGAAAACAATGTCGTCACCGGAGGACCTTATTCCCGTGATGGACCACCACTTGAAGAACGCGCGAACCCTAATCCCATCAAGCTCCGCAATTTTCCCCTTCACGATCTTCCCCTTGATGGTTTTGGAGTACGTGGCGATGTAGTTGTCCGGCGGGAGCGTGATCTTGCACGCGCCGCCGAGCCTGACGGAGAAATCGCCGGAAGTGTCGTTCACGGCGTAGCCCAACACGGTTGTCGCCGGCAATAACCCCACTGGAAAGCCATAGTTCGTGAGCTCAACATGAGCCTTTGATATCTTCGAATTTGgggttttagggttagggttttggaACGAATTGGAAACGAGATTTAGGAGAAGTCCGAAGAGGAAGAGAACTTTGGGATTCatggctttctcttttttttttccttagaaTTTTCGTTTCGGTTCAATTCAATTGGAATTTTGatgtgaaaatgaaaatgaaattgatatatttgtggttttttttttcttttctttttttttttatttatagaattacttgttatttgttattttagTTATATTGACAAAATTAATCAACCTAAATTAATATATGTCATGAAAAaatgattttatttgatttttaattcaaattaatttattccatTAATTTTACACTATGTTTTTCAGTTTGCATTAGAAATGACAATGGGTATTTATGGACGCGAAAACCCTCTCTTGCTCCCATCTCCATTTAAAAAATTGTCCCTCATTTCTGCCACATCCCCGTTACGGATCCCTATTTATTTTCACTCGCCGGGGAGACAGATACTCGTGGGTATCCGtggatattaaattttaaaaataaaaaaataaaaccacGACAAAATTTCATACAATTCAACTAAAATGTATCAAATTGAAGATAATTCAAACACATTCAACATAATAACATAAACTCAAAATCTCCCacatacaaattaaaataaaacaaaatataaaagtttTCAACATAtagtaacataaaaaaaaatcttgaTCGACGATTATAATTCAATAATAgtactcattttctataataataCGAATTTNNNNNNNNNNNNNNNNNNNNNNNNNNNNNNNNNNNNNNNNNNNNNNNNNNNNNNNNNNNNNNNNNNNNNNNNNNNNNNNNNNNNNNNNNNNNNNNNNNNNNNNNNNNNNNNNNNNNNNNNNNNNNNNNNNNNNNNAAAttagattaattaatattattaatattattattattaatattaataaataattacCAACCGTTCATATATTGTCAATTATAATAACAGTATATAGTATTATTTGGCTAAAGAGATACAACCCTTTAAGAATTGTGTATGTTGGAAAATTACACCTTTGACTAAAGGGACACAATTCTTTAAAAATAGTCTATGTTTGAAACATTGAATCTATTAACAATAGAAGAGTCACAACAATTTACGTATGTGAAAAATTATAATTGTTGATTTGTTGTGTGCAATATATAAATATACCCTTGTCCACTATTTAAAGTAAACTAATCGAGTGTGTATTTTAACTATTGAGAGATTTTCTTGTTCGAGAGAGTTGAGAAGTTTTTattattgctaattaagaaatccATAGGTTTCATTGTATATTGAGAGAGTTATTGTCATCTTCTTAATTATAATTATCCAACAATTTTTGAGAGATACTTTGAAGATAGCTCAAGATCAAAGCACCACGTTCAAGGTCGTGAATCAAGAGTTTGTCAAGTTAGATCGCTTTGATGGAACGAATTTCAACCGTTGGAAGTACAAGATGATGTTTCTTTTTTCGGTTCTCAATCTTGCATATGTGATTAACCCAAAGACTACACCAATTGCCGATGCCGCTGAAAATGCCACAccggaagaaaaagaaaatgttacTCAATTAAAGAAGAAACGTGAAGAAGATACTTTTGTATGCCGAGATCATCTCAACACTTTATCCGACCGACTCTATGATCTCTACATGTCAATCCAATCACCATTGGAGATTTGAAAGTCTTTGGAAGAAAAGTACAATAATGAATGACAAGGAATAGATAAGTTTATTATAatgaaatattttaaatttattatgaatgatactatgCCTATTAtggatcaaattcatgaattacaaATTCTTGTAAATAGACTTCGTGATTTACAAGTGGTGATCACTAAATCATTACAGGTTGGagcaattatttcaaaattgcCATCATCTTGTAATGGTTATAAGAAGAAACTTTACATCTTGATGAGAACTTCACAATTGAGAAATTACTAAGGCATATACGTATAGAGGAGAAAACTCGAAAATATGTTGTTGTGTATATCTCTTAAAGTTCTAAAGTGAATCATATTGGTGAAGACAAAaccaataagaataaaataaagttCTCAAAAGATTCAAAGCAAGACAAGAAGAGACAAAGAAAGTGTTATCATTGTCATAAGAAAGGACACTACATCAAATAATGTAGACTTCTGAAAAAGAAAGCACCAAAGACCAACTTAGTGGAAGAGAACGATCTAATTACTATGGTTGCAGAAAAAGTACAAAATATACATATTGACATGGTTACAAAACTCAACATGGCAACCCAAAGAAAATTACTTGATTGGTGGTTAAATTCTGGGGCTACTGTTCATATTTGTAATGATCACAAACAATTCAAAACATATGAAGAACTAAACAATAGAGAAGTCTTGATGGACAATGACAACTTAGCCAAAATTTGTGGTCAAGTAACTACGGAATAAATCTTACATCTAAAAAGAAGTTAAGTTTAATAAATGTACTTCATGTTCcagatttgagaaaaaaaaatagtttcttgTTAATCTCTTGTGTAAGAAAGAATTTAAAATTGTAACGAAATCCGATAAAGTGATCTTGCTTAAGAATGATATATTTATAGGAAAAGGATATTGTACTGAAGGCATGTTCAAACTTAGTATtaataataaaatgaacatttcTTTGTATATTGTTGATTCTTGTGATTTATGGCATAGTAAATTAGCACACTTAAATTACAAATCAATTGaatatatacataaaaataactatataaaTCTTAATAACAAGGATTTTAATAAGAAATATGATATTTGTATACAATCCAAAATTACTAAGAAACCTTTTTCTAAAGTTGAAAGAAAGACACATTTATTAGAATTGATTCATAGTGATATTTGTGAATAAAATGGCAATATTACTAGAggagaaaaaagatattttataacttttattgatgattgtttTAGATTTACTTATGTGTATTTACTTAGAAATAAAGATAAAGCTTTTGAaatgtttaaaaaatataaaatagaaatagaaaatatgcatgataataaaataaaagttctTCATAATGATCAAAGTGGGGAATATTTTTCTAATGAATTTGATAACAAATTACATGATATTGTGCATGAATCTTCCGCTCCATATACTCTGTAACAAAATGGTTTGGCGAAAGAAAAAACTATACCTTAGTGAATATGGTTAATTCAATGTTACTAAATACAAAATTGCCTTACA carries:
- the LOC107644350 gene encoding uncharacterized protein LOC107644350, with the translated sequence MNPKVLFLFGLLLNLVSNSFQNPNPKTPNSKISKAHVELTNYGFPVGLLPATTVLGYAVNDTSGDFSVRLGGACKITLPPDNYIATYSKTIKGKIVKGKIAELDGIRVRAFFKWWSITGIRSSGDDIVFEVGMVTAKYPSKNFDESPPCEGQHSSS